The genome window AGCGCTGCCAGGAAGGTCTCCTGCCACGCGTCGTCTGCATCCGGGCCGGGACCCAGCACGGCTCGGCACACCCGCAACACGGTGGCCCCGTGCCGCTGGACGGCCTGTTCGAACGGTTCTGTCATCGTCATCACACAGTAGACGCGTCAGCTCCCCGGAACGTGAGGTGTGAAGATGGAATCATGAACACCCCTCTCGGATCCTCCCACCATGGCGAGTACAAAGTCACCGGCGGCAAACTGGTCATCGCGGACCTGACGGTCTCCGACGGGGCCGTCGCCACGGCCAGCATCAACGGGGACTTCTTCCTCGAGCCGGACGAGGCGCTGCAGGACATCAACCGCTCGCTCCGGGGGCTGGACCTCAACGCACCCCACGGGACCATCGCCGAGACGGTGCGCGCCGCCGTCGGGCCCGAGACGGTGATGTTCGGCTTCGATCCGGCCGCCGTGGCCACGGCAGTGCGCCGCGCCCTGGGCCACGCGACCACGTGGGAGGACCATGAGTGGGAGATCCTCGCGCCGCAGCCCCTGCCCATCACCACCCAGGTGGCGCTGGACCAGATCCTCACCGAGGACGTGGCCGCGGGCCGGCGGCGGCCCGCGCTGCGGCTGTGGCAGTGGACGGAGCCGGCGGTCGTCATCGGCTCGTTCCAGTCCCTGGCCAATGAGGTGGATCCGGAGGGCGTCGCGCGGCACGGGATCACGGTCGCGCGCCGCATCTCCGGCGGCGGTGCCATGTTCATGGAGGCGGACAACTGTGTCACCTACTCGCTCTACCTGCCGCAGTCCCTCGTGGATGGGATGAGCTTCGCGGACTCCTACCCGTTCCTCGACGCCTGGGCCATGGACGCCCTCGCCAGGACCGGCGTGGAGGCGTTCTATCAGCCGCTGAACGACATCGCCACGCCGGAGGGCAAGATCGGTGGCGCGGCGCAGAAGCGGCTGGCCAGCGGGGGACTGCTGCACCACGTCACCATGAGCTATGACATCGACGCGGACAAGATGACCGACGTCCTGCGCATCGGCCGGGAGAAGATCCGGGACAAGGGCATCCGCTCCGCCAAGAAGCGGGTCGACCCGTTGCGGCGACAGACCGGCCTGACGCGCCCAGAGATCTGGGAGACCATGATGTCCACGTTCACGGACCGCTATGGGGCCACCCGGACGCACCTCACCGAGGACGAGATCTCCCGCGCAGAGACCTTGGCCACCGCGAAGTTCACGACGCCGGCCTGGACGGCCCGGGTGCCGTAGTCCCGGAGCGCTCGGGTTGGCTCAGGACCGACTCAGGGCCGACTCGCCGCCTGCGCCCGCAGCGCCCGCAGCACGTCGTCCGTCTTCTCGATCACGAGCCGGCGCAGGGCCCGCGGGGAGTCCGGATGGGCCTGCAGCCAGTCGTTCGCCGCCAGCACCACGGGGTGGCGCCATTGGTCGTCGGGCGCGCCCGGGAGGGCGTCCTGCGCCGAGGGGAACAGCCCGATGATGGTCCGGGAGGCCAGACCGTTGGACCGGCTGGACCAGATGGCCTCCAGCTCCGGCCAGAACCGTCCCGTGAACGGTGCCGCCAGGTCGGGGCGGGACGCGGTGAAACCGGCTGCCGTGGCCGAAAGGTGGTCGTTGGACAACGTCTGCCCGTCCGCCGCGCGGCCGGTCATCACGGCCTCCCAGGCAGCCTGGCGCACGGGCGCCTCGGGAATCGCCGCGGACGCCATTCGATGCCGGACGGCGTTGGCCGCGGTGACGTCGGCTTGGAGCGCCGCGTCAAGGTCGTCCTGCGCTGCCAGCCCGAGGGCGGTCAGCCCCTGCCAGGCCGCCCAGCGGACCTCCGCGTCCACGTCTAGTCCCGGCGCCACCACGGCACGGTCCCGCGCCGCCTCTGGCCCGGAGGCCACGAGGGCTTGCAGGACCGCCACGAGGTGCTCCTCGGCTGCGGCGGTTCCCTCGTCACGAGCACCGCGGACCAGCCGGGCCAGGGTCCGGACGGCGGATCGCTGCCGATCGCTGCCGGCACCCGTCGTCTGCAGGGCGTCGGCCAGCGCGGCCCCCAGGCGGGAGCGGACGGCGGGCCGGTCCGGCAGCGGGACGTACCGGGACACGGCACTCAAGGCCTGCTCGAGCACCCGGCCGTACAGGCCGGCGTCGGCCATCAGTCCCGAGAGCCGGCACACCGCGTCCACGAACTGGGCGGCGGGCAGGATGGCATCCCGGGTCATGTTCCACAGCGCGGCCCACACGGTGGCGCAGGCCAGGTCATTCTCGACGGGATAGCGGAGCACCGCGTGCAGCGAGGCTTCGTCGAGCTTGATCTTGGCGTACGTGAGATCTTCGTCGTTGGGGAGGATGAGCTGCACCGCCTCCGAATCGCCGGAGGCCGGCAGCACCACACGCGTGCTGGTGCCGGCCGGACCGGACCGCACCTCCACGTCCACCGAGCCCGTGCGGACGAGCCGCCCCACGTCGTCGGGGGAGTACCGACCGACCTTCAGCACGTGAGGGCGCAGCACCTCCGCGCCGGTCACGGGGTCGGTGCCCCGGTGGTGGAGGTGTCCGTCCTCCGCGCTCAGCTCCGGCACCCCGCGGGTGTGAAGCCAGGTGTCCACCCATTCCTTCAGGTCCCGCCCGGAGGTCTCCGCGAGGGCGTCCACGAAGTCGGCGAGGGAGGCGTTGCCCCAGGCATGCCGGGCAAAGTACAGGCGGGAGGCCGCCATGAAGGCGTCCCGGCCCACGAAGGCCACCAACTGCTTGAGCACGGAGGCGCCCTTGGCGTAGGTGATGCCATCGAAGTTCTGCCGGGCGGCCTCGAGGTCGGTGATATCCGCCACGATCGGGTGGGTGGTCGGGTACTGGTCCTGGACGTAAGCCCACCCCTTGCGCCGGTTCGCGAAGGTGGTCCAGGCCCCGGTGAATTCCGTGGCCTCGGCGACGGCGAGGGTGCCCATGTAGTCCGCGAACGACTCCTTCAGCCACAGGTCGTCCCACCAGCGCATGGTCACGAGGTCGCCGAACCACATGTGGGCCATCTCGTGCAAGATCGTGGTGGCCCGGGCCTCGTACTGCGCCGCGGTGGCCTGTGAGGTGAACACGTAGTCCTCGGTGAAGGTCACCAGCCCCGGGTTCTCCATGGCCCCGAGGTTGTACTCCGGCACGAAGGCCTGCCCGTACTTGCCCCACAGGTACGGGGCCCCGAAGAGGTCGTGGAAGAAGTCGAGTCCAGCCCGGGTGGTGGCGAACAGCCGTTCGGCGTCCAGGGAGGCGGCCATCGAGGATCGGCAGTACAGCGCCAGGGGCACCTCCGGGGCGCCCGACGCCGGATGGCCGGCCCAGCGGTCCGCCCACGTGGCGTACGGTCCGGCCAGCAGCGTGGTGAGATAAGTCGACAGCGGGGGAGTGGGCGCAAAGTCGACGGTCACCAGGTTGCGGGCGGGTGCCACACCGACTGCGGCCCCGCCTGCGACGCTGTCTGCCGCCCCGACGACCGACTGTCGCGAGGTCTCGGGTTGGTTCGAGGCCAGCACCCAGTGTCCGGGGCCGGTCAGGTGGAAGGTGAACCGTGCCTTCAGGTCGGGTTGCTCGAAGTTCGCGAACACCCGGCGGGCATCGGCCGGCTCGTATTGGGTGTACAGGTAGGTCTGCCCGTCCGCGGGATCCACGAAGCGGTGCAGGCCCTCGCCCGAGGTCGAGTAGAGGGCCGTGCCGATGACGGTGACCTCGTTCTCTGCGGCCAGGTCCTCCAGCAGGATGCGCGCACGGCCCGCCACCCGTGTGGGATCCAGGGTCCGGCCGTTGAGGACCACCGACTCCACGCCGTCGTTGATGAAATCGAGAAACGTCCACGTTCCCGGATTCACACAGGAGAAGGTGAGGGTCGTCGTCGAGCGGTAGCCGGAGGCGGAGGGGTCCAGGGCCGTGGACAGATCGATGTGGACGTCGTACTCGCGGGTGATGACCTGATGGGACCGGGCGAACGCCTCGTCCCGGGTCAGGTTCGTGCGGTCCAGGAACGTCGGGAGCGCGTCGGCCACGGGCGCGTCCAGCGTGTTGTCGGTCACCATGAGAGATATTCAACCACTCTTTCACGAAATTGTGATCGGGGAGTCTCGAGGAGAACCGGGGAATCTCGACGATGTCGAGGAATCCCGAGGCTGACGCGGCCGTCCTCAGTTGCTGGGCGGCATCTCCACATGCACGACCTTCACCTGGGTCATCTCGTCGAGCAGCTCTGGTCCATAGCCGAATCCCGCGCCGCTGTCCCGCCGGGGCTGGGCCGCGCCGCCCGGGGCACCGCCGAAGACGTTGTTGACCTTGACGGTGCCCGCGGGCAACTCTGCGATGGCCCGCTGGGCGTGGGCGATCCGGCCCGTCAGGACCGACGCCGCCAGGCCGTAGCGATCCCGGGACGCGAGGTGCAGGCCTTCGGCGAAACTGTCCACCACTCTGACCGGAGCGACCGGGCCGAAGGTCTCCTCGGTCATCACCTGCATGGCGTCGGTACAGTCCCGCAGGACTGTGGCGGGGTAGAACGAGCCGGCCCCCTCGGGAACCTCTCCACCTTCCAGGGCAATGGCCCCGTCCTGAAGCGCCGCCCGGACGTGACCGTGCACCGCGTCCCGCATCCGGCGGTCCACCAGCGGGGCCAGGGCGGCCTCACGGTTGCGTTGACGGGCCTCGGCGGCCAGCGCGTGC of Citricoccus sp. K5 contains these proteins:
- a CDS encoding biotin/lipoate A/B protein ligase family protein, which produces MNTPLGSSHHGEYKVTGGKLVIADLTVSDGAVATASINGDFFLEPDEALQDINRSLRGLDLNAPHGTIAETVRAAVGPETVMFGFDPAAVATAVRRALGHATTWEDHEWEILAPQPLPITTQVALDQILTEDVAAGRRRPALRLWQWTEPAVVIGSFQSLANEVDPEGVARHGITVARRISGGGAMFMEADNCVTYSLYLPQSLVDGMSFADSYPFLDAWAMDALARTGVEAFYQPLNDIATPEGKIGGAAQKRLASGGLLHHVTMSYDIDADKMTDVLRIGREKIRDKGIRSAKKRVDPLRRQTGLTRPEIWETMMSTFTDRYGATRTHLTEDEISRAETLATAKFTTPAWTARVP
- the pepN gene encoding aminopeptidase N, with protein sequence MVTDNTLDAPVADALPTFLDRTNLTRDEAFARSHQVITREYDVHIDLSTALDPSASGYRSTTTLTFSCVNPGTWTFLDFINDGVESVVLNGRTLDPTRVAGRARILLEDLAAENEVTVIGTALYSTSGEGLHRFVDPADGQTYLYTQYEPADARRVFANFEQPDLKARFTFHLTGPGHWVLASNQPETSRQSVVGAADSVAGGAAVGVAPARNLVTVDFAPTPPLSTYLTTLLAGPYATWADRWAGHPASGAPEVPLALYCRSSMAASLDAERLFATTRAGLDFFHDLFGAPYLWGKYGQAFVPEYNLGAMENPGLVTFTEDYVFTSQATAAQYEARATTILHEMAHMWFGDLVTMRWWDDLWLKESFADYMGTLAVAEATEFTGAWTTFANRRKGWAYVQDQYPTTHPIVADITDLEAARQNFDGITYAKGASVLKQLVAFVGRDAFMAASRLYFARHAWGNASLADFVDALAETSGRDLKEWVDTWLHTRGVPELSAEDGHLHHRGTDPVTGAEVLRPHVLKVGRYSPDDVGRLVRTGSVDVEVRSGPAGTSTRVVLPASGDSEAVQLILPNDEDLTYAKIKLDEASLHAVLRYPVENDLACATVWAALWNMTRDAILPAAQFVDAVCRLSGLMADAGLYGRVLEQALSAVSRYVPLPDRPAVRSRLGAALADALQTTGAGSDRQRSAVRTLARLVRGARDEGTAAAEEHLVAVLQALVASGPEAARDRAVVAPGLDVDAEVRWAAWQGLTALGLAAQDDLDAALQADVTAANAVRHRMASAAIPEAPVRQAAWEAVMTGRAADGQTLSNDHLSATAAGFTASRPDLAAPFTGRFWPELEAIWSSRSNGLASRTIIGLFPSAQDALPGAPDDQWRHPVVLAANDWLQAHPDSPRALRRLVIEKTDDVLRALRAQAASRP